The stretch of DNA CTTCATGGGGTGTCTCTGATAAATATGACATGTTCCAAGAGGATGGTGTTGTTAATTACGGACACGATTTCCTATGGGACGATAAGTTACGTCCAACTCGTGCCCTAACCCAAATTCTCACCAGTCTTAAATAGTTAGGATAGTCGGTTGATAGGTTTGTAATTATTAATATTTTATTATGTTATGATGAAAATATGAATTACAAACAACAAAGTAATCAAGGCTGTCTTATCGTTGATCTCATGTATTTGTTCGGTGAAAAACCAACAAGAGAGACGGAAGAAGAACTGTTATCTCAAGGCTTGTTTAACTTTAGAGAAAATTTTACGCTTGGATGTCTGATGGCATTTCTTAACCATTTTCCAAATAAGCGTGCAAAAATTTACTTTGATAATAAATACTACCTAGATATCTTAAAAGCAAAAATTGACCATCCGCGGCTTGAGATGGTACTAGGTAGGAATGACCAAATACTGCTCGATAAATTAAGTGAACCATATATTGTATATGTTGATAATCACATTACTGACGGTTATACTCACCTACCTCATTTTATGATGGTGACAAGTTCAGCTGAAAAAATGTTCAGTGTATTTGATCCCTGGGATGGTAAAACTATTCAGATATCAAAACAAAAACTAGTAAATGGCATCAGTCTCCTAAGAGACCACATAAAAATATGCCCATTTGTTATTACGGCCGCATAACTTTATTGTATCCGTTAACTTCGACCGACGAGTGCTAGCAGTTTTGTCTGAAGGCTTGAATCTTCAGGGACGGTAATGGCAGGTGGAAATACGCCCATTTGTCGATATGACTCTACGACAGGAGTGAATTCATCCCATAGACCCTGGACTAAATCAAATGGCAGCTCTGTTTCGAGGCCTATGAGCTTAGCGATGTCATAAATACGGAAACCTCTGAAGCTGATAATATGTTGCAAATAATCATGCGCAGTAAATTCTCCGTAGGATAGATGAACGATAGTATCTAAGTCCGTAAAGCCACGTATCTTATCAGTTGCAACTTCATTATATTTAGCGTACGTATTTCGTATGTTTGCATCTGGAATATTTCGAAGAAACTCGTATGTATCACTAACGTCTTCTTTCGTTTTACCATCAAGCACATCAACTACCCAGGCATCATCATATGTATGGTACCTCACTGCATCTGCAAGGCTTGTAGGATTTCTACTTGTACCCTTAGGCATCATAAGATCCCACTGAGAGTCAGAAATCTGTTTGATTACGTGTAGAAGTTCTTCATTTGATCGAATAAAAAGCTCTTGTATGGTCATATTGTTCCCTTTTATAACTTTATTCTAATATAATTTTAGCACGTAGTAAGTTAGTCTATTTTATGACCAGTGCAGGTCAACAGGAAGTTCAATGAAACGCTCGTATCGCTTCAGGGGTATGTCTAAACTTTTAATATCGTTATTTGTCATTTTTTCAAATGGACTAAGCGTTACTACAACTCCGCTCTTTTTAATGTGACGCTTCCATGTGCCAACAACCTTTCCATTTATAATGATAGTTGGAAGGAACATGCCGTTATTGCCTGGGACAATTTTTGATGCGTGTGCTGGATCCAGTGCAGCGCTTCTGTCCTTGTAGCCAAGCATATATTCATCAAATCCTGGAAGTAGAAACGCCGTGTCATTATCATCAGAGTCCTGATTATCAGGCTTTGATTTAGACCAGTAGTCCTTGCCATCTATCGTATGGCACTCAAGTTGGGTAATATTAGCCTTAAGACCAATTTTTGCATCGATAGCCTTCAGCCCTGACCACCACATGAAATCTTGTAGTGTGGCTGGTCCATGACTTATGAAATAACGCTTTGTAAGCTGTTGAAGGCTTTTCTCACGACTGAGTATATGTGAATCTGTGACCCATTCATCCAGAAGCGCAAACGTTTGTTGCTTACCATCCATTGGTCCAGATATAATAGTGCCTTTTTGAGCGAGGTACCACAGTATATGGTATCCTCGCCCGTTTTCCGTATTTATACCGTTATCTTGAAGGATATCCATAATTCTTAGTCTCGATAATACATTGCCACCACGAAGTGACAAAGTAAGTACCATAGTTGCACTACTAAGTACGGCCATGTCCAGACCAAGCTGGGCTTGTCTCGATACAGCAGCACGTAAAAGACGATCTGCAGATAGATTGACCATCCATAGGGCATCTTTGCTTGGTACAAAATGAAGTGTACCTCGCTGTGGCCATGTTCGAGCGATCTCTCGATTTTTAATCGCAGCTATAACATCACTTTGCACAAGGCCTGTTCTGAGGCCAATTGCCCAAAGTGTTCCATGATAATCTTGTGCCTGCATGGCGCCCATGTATTGAACTACCTCAGCAGCACTAATATTAGTAGATGGTGTATCTATGTATTGGCTCGTAAGTCGATAAGCTGTAATATCACGCTGGTTCATTAATCCGCTAGTGCCGCCTCGAGTTTGCTGATCTCTATCTTTGTCATTTTTAACATTGCTTGCATGACTCTTTGAGATTTTTCTGGATCAGGGTTACTCATTAGTTCACCGAGTGCAGTTGGGACAACCTGCCATGAAACACCAAACTTATCTTTTAACCAGCCACACTGCCCTGGCTCACCACCGTCACTAGACAAAGCGCTCCAGTAGTGGTTAACCTCGTCTTGACCTTCGCAGCTAATAAATAGTGAAATACCGTCTTCAAACTTAAAGTGTTCACCGCCATCCATGGCCATAAATTCTTGATCATTTAATGTGAACGAAGCATGAAGTAATTGATTACTTCCTGGCATGACCATTTGTGAGTGAATATGAGAATTTTTAAACAGAGACGTGTAGAATTCAACCGCATCTCTACCATTACTTTTAAATGTTAAAAATGTCGTGATTTTTTGCATGAATTACCCCTTATTTACATGTACTTACTATTGTATCACTGCACTGGCTTGCACATACTATCCATAACCTTTATGCTATGAGGTATGGATGAAATTAAAGCACTACTAACCTCACGTGGCTTTAGCGGAGATATCGATGACTCTGCCGCTGCCTTAGAACTTTACTCACATGACGCATCGATGTTTGAAATTAAACCACAGTTGGTTATTGCTCCAAAAACTGCTGGAGACGTCGCAACTGCAGTCAGGCTAGTCGCAGATAAAAAGAAGGAAATGCCTACCCTCTCGCTGACGGCTCGTAGTGGCGGTACGGACATGAGTGGTGCAGCCATTAATGACTCTATTATTATCGACTTCAACCGCTACCTTACGGAAGTTATTTCTGTTAATGACAATATCGCGGTTACTCAGCCAGGTGCTTTTTATCGTGACTTCGACAAAAAAACCGGCGTATATGAACTTCCAAGCTACCCGGCGAGCCGTGAACTATGTACGGTTGGCGGGATTATCAACAACAACAGTGGCGGAGAGCGATCACTCCAGTATGGCAAGACGGAACGATACGTTCCTGAGCTGAAGTTTGTATTTGCGGATGGTATTGAGCGAATCGTAAAGCCACTTAATCGTGATGAACTAAACGCGAAGATGGGACAAGATGATTTCGAAGGCCGAGTCTACAAAGATCTTTATGAGCTTATCGAGAGAAACTATGACCAAATCAAAGCAGCTAAACCAAATGTAAGTAAAAATTCGACGGGCTACCGTTTGTGGGATGTTTGGGACCGAGAAACAGGCGTATTCGATCTAACACAGGCAATTGTCGGCGCTCAAGGAACATTGGGTCTAGTAACAGAGGGTACGTTTAAGTTAGTAAAGCGAGCAACTCACTCAGGCCTTCTTGTGTTGTTTATGCATGACCTCAACCAACTTGGTGAACTTATCCCAACTGTACTCAAGTCAAATCCTGTGACATTTGAAAGTTTTGATGATGCTACACTTTGGCTAAGTATAAAGTTCATGCCAAGTTTCCTCAAGCTGCTTGGCCCAGTTCGATTTATTCATCTCCTTATTACTCTAATTCCTGATGGTCTCCAGCTACTACGGGGCATCCCGAAGCTTGTCCTAATGGTTGAATTTAACGGAGAAACTGAAGATGAGGTCCGTGCAAAGATTAAAAAACTCCACAAAGAACTTGGTGGTCAAAAAGCACGTTACGAAATCAATGGGTTTGAAGAAGATCCAACAGAAGGTGCTAGTGAGAAATTTTGGATAATGCGTCGATATAGTTTCCAGTTACTGCGCAGTAAAGTGAAAGATAAACATACTGCACCGTTTATTGATGATTTAATTGTTAATCCTGAATATTTGTCAGAGTTCTTGCCACAACTTCGTGTCATCATTAAGAAGTATAAATTGATGGCAACAATTGCTGGACATATGGGTGATGGTAATTTCCACATTATTCCTTTAATGAAACTTGAAGATCCAAAAGACCGTGAGAAGATTCTACCCGCAATGAAAGAAGTTAACGAGCTAATCTTGAAGTATAAAGGCAGTTTAAGCGGCGAGCATAACGACGGACTAGTTCGTGGCCCATGGTTAGAACAGATGTATGGCAAAGACATGGTTGATTTATTTCGTGAGGCAAAGCGTATATTTGATCCAGATGCGATCTTTAATCCTCATAAAAAAGCCAATTCTGATTGGGACTACAGCTACTCGCACATTCGCGAACACTTCTAAGGTTAACATCGAATTAAAAAACCCGCACAATTACGTGCGGGTTTTTTAATAATAAAATAACGCCTAATGGCGCGTGTGAACGAGGATGTGTATCAGACGAGAAACACACCATGCTGCGAGTTGCAGGCTGAGCCGGAAGATGACGGGACGTCCTAGATGCATGACTTTTGTAAGTCAAGATTGTTGGCCTAACGTCGTCATTTTTTCTTCACAGACTCAGCCTGC from Candidatus Saccharimonadales bacterium encodes:
- a CDS encoding winged helix DNA-binding domain-containing protein; protein product: MNQRDITAYRLTSQYIDTPSTNISAAEVVQYMGAMQAQDYHGTLWAIGLRTGLVQSDVIAAIKNREIARTWPQRGTLHFVPSKDALWMVNLSADRLLRAAVSRQAQLGLDMAVLSSATMVLTLSLRGGNVLSRLRIMDILQDNGINTENGRGYHILWYLAQKGTIISGPMDGKQQTFALLDEWVTDSHILSREKSLQQLTKRYFISHGPATLQDFMWWSGLKAIDAKIGLKANITQLECHTIDGKDYWSKSKPDNQDSDDNDTAFLLPGFDEYMLGYKDRSAALDPAHASKIVPGNNGMFLPTIIINGKVVGTWKRHIKKSGVVVTLSPFEKMTNNDIKSLDIPLKRYERFIELPVDLHWS
- a CDS encoding VOC family protein; protein product: MQKITTFLTFKSNGRDAVEFYTSLFKNSHIHSQMVMPGSNQLLHASFTLNDQEFMAMDGGEHFKFEDGISLFISCEGQDEVNHYWSALSSDGGEPGQCGWLKDKFGVSWQVVPTALGELMSNPDPEKSQRVMQAMLKMTKIEISKLEAALAD
- a CDS encoding FAD-binding oxidoreductase — protein: MDEIKALLTSRGFSGDIDDSAAALELYSHDASMFEIKPQLVIAPKTAGDVATAVRLVADKKKEMPTLSLTARSGGTDMSGAAINDSIIIDFNRYLTEVISVNDNIAVTQPGAFYRDFDKKTGVYELPSYPASRELCTVGGIINNNSGGERSLQYGKTERYVPELKFVFADGIERIVKPLNRDELNAKMGQDDFEGRVYKDLYELIERNYDQIKAAKPNVSKNSTGYRLWDVWDRETGVFDLTQAIVGAQGTLGLVTEGTFKLVKRATHSGLLVLFMHDLNQLGELIPTVLKSNPVTFESFDDATLWLSIKFMPSFLKLLGPVRFIHLLITLIPDGLQLLRGIPKLVLMVEFNGETEDEVRAKIKKLHKELGGQKARYEINGFEEDPTEGASEKFWIMRRYSFQLLRSKVKDKHTAPFIDDLIVNPEYLSEFLPQLRVIIKKYKLMATIAGHMGDGNFHIIPLMKLEDPKDREKILPAMKEVNELILKYKGSLSGEHNDGLVRGPWLEQMYGKDMVDLFREAKRIFDPDAIFNPHKKANSDWDYSYSHIREHF